A single window of Calditrichota bacterium DNA harbors:
- a CDS encoding 9-O-acetylesterase, whose amino-acid sequence MTPRKLTIIVLFLIVTILSGCSGFNHPAKQVTVSALFGSNMVLQRGMKLPVWGTAEPGGQVRVELGSFRKQGTAGKDGKWKVVFNPLPAGGPYTLKIIGRDTTSFRNVMVGEVWLCSGQSNMEMPLGGWGKIRNYKQEIAAADYPTIRLFQVEKTMSTRPDSVVRSDGWKVCSPETVPEFSAAAYFFGRNLSEKLHVPIGLIESAWGGTVVEAWTSAASLDTFPEFTKILQEMKTGQFSKDRIFTVYQKKLAGWRKQVFGKIARLGDFKAHWESPQLDDSGWKTMRLPTFWERAGFKNLDGVVWFRKTVTLPASWQGKGATLSLGPVNDADNTYFNGMKVGGLSYHEWPRRYPIPDSLIHAGKNVIAVQVLDIGGKGGLYGKPEQLKLISQTGASVSLAGPWRFHISRIALDAKKLPRQPSVPRLSNQPSVLFNAMIAPLIPFPIRGVIWYQGESNADRAYQYRKLFKALIQDWRNHWGEGDFPFLFVQLANYMPRKPEPSEDAWAELREAQTMALSLPNTGMAVTIDIGNAKDIHPKNKQEVGRRLALIARHLVYGDSVDYSGPMYQSMTIEGNRIRLKFSHVDGGLITKGENAPVGFAIAGADHKFYWARAKIDGPTVVVWNPNVLHPVAVRYAWASNPKCNLYNRAGLPASPFRTDNWDGITKGNK is encoded by the coding sequence ATGACACCCCGTAAACTGACCATCATCGTGCTTTTTTTAATCGTAACGATTTTGTCCGGTTGCAGCGGTTTCAATCATCCGGCCAAACAGGTGACGGTATCAGCCCTTTTTGGCTCGAATATGGTATTGCAGCGAGGGATGAAACTTCCGGTGTGGGGCACTGCCGAACCCGGGGGACAGGTGCGAGTGGAGCTGGGCAGTTTCCGGAAGCAGGGTACGGCAGGCAAAGATGGTAAATGGAAGGTGGTTTTTAATCCCCTTCCGGCTGGCGGACCGTACACGCTCAAAATAATCGGCCGGGACACCACCTCATTTCGAAATGTTATGGTGGGTGAGGTGTGGCTCTGCTCGGGCCAGTCAAATATGGAAATGCCTCTCGGTGGTTGGGGGAAAATCAGGAATTACAAACAGGAAATCGCTGCGGCCGATTACCCGACCATCCGGTTGTTTCAGGTAGAAAAAACCATGAGCACCCGCCCGGATTCCGTCGTGCGCAGTGACGGTTGGAAGGTTTGCTCGCCGGAAACGGTTCCGGAGTTTTCTGCCGCTGCCTATTTTTTTGGCCGAAATCTTTCGGAAAAGCTGCACGTCCCCATCGGATTAATTGAATCTGCCTGGGGTGGAACGGTTGTAGAAGCCTGGACAAGTGCCGCCTCTCTGGATACCTTTCCGGAGTTTACGAAAATACTCCAGGAGATGAAAACCGGCCAATTTTCGAAGGATCGTATTTTTACGGTGTATCAGAAGAAACTGGCCGGCTGGAGAAAACAGGTCTTTGGAAAGATTGCCCGTTTGGGTGATTTTAAAGCTCATTGGGAATCGCCTCAACTGGATGATTCAGGCTGGAAAACCATGAGACTTCCCACCTTCTGGGAGAGGGCCGGCTTTAAAAATCTGGATGGCGTGGTCTGGTTTCGGAAAACCGTGACGCTCCCGGCCAGCTGGCAGGGTAAGGGCGCCACGCTTTCTCTTGGCCCGGTAAATGACGCGGACAACACGTATTTTAACGGGATGAAGGTTGGCGGTTTGAGCTACCACGAATGGCCCCGGCGCTACCCCATTCCCGATTCTCTTATTCACGCCGGGAAAAATGTTATCGCCGTTCAGGTGTTGGACATCGGAGGAAAAGGGGGACTGTACGGAAAACCCGAACAGCTCAAACTTATTTCGCAGACCGGAGCATCTGTTTCGCTGGCCGGGCCGTGGCGTTTTCACATCAGCCGGATTGCGTTGGATGCAAAAAAGTTGCCGCGCCAACCGAGTGTCCCCCGATTGTCAAACCAGCCGTCCGTGCTGTTTAATGCTATGATTGCTCCGTTGATCCCGTTTCCCATTCGCGGGGTAATCTGGTATCAGGGAGAATCCAATGCCGACCGCGCCTACCAGTACCGGAAGCTCTTTAAGGCATTGATTCAGGATTGGCGGAATCACTGGGGGGAAGGAGACTTTCCGTTTTTGTTTGTTCAACTGGCTAATTACATGCCGAGAAAACCGGAGCCCTCGGAAGATGCCTGGGCGGAGTTGCGAGAGGCTCAAACGATGGCGCTGTCGCTTCCGAATACGGGAATGGCCGTCACCATTGACATCGGCAATGCGAAGGATATTCACCCGAAAAACAAACAGGAGGTTGGGCGGCGGCTGGCTCTGATTGCCCGCCATCTGGTGTACGGGGATTCCGTGGACTATTCCGGTCCGATGTACCAGTCGATGACCATTGAAGGAAACCGCATCCGGCTGAAATTTTCCCACGTAGACGGAGGGTTGATTACAAAAGGCGAAAATGCTCCGGTGGGATTTGCCATTGCCGGAGCCGATCACAAATTTTATTGGGCACGGGCCAAAATTGACGGGCCCACGGTCGTTGTTTGGAATCCGAATGTTCTCCATCCGGTGGCGGTTCGTTACGCCTGGGCCTCCAATCCGAAGTGCAATTTGTACAACCGGGCAGGTCTCCCGGCCTCTCCCTTCCGTACGGATAATTGGGACGGCATCACAAAGGGAAACAAGTAG
- a CDS encoding VOC family protein — MNLKADHFAFEVSDLDASIDFYSRILGLKVLSKMVDSDHHEAFAFLELEGANLELLQRLDENNLPLPFQRPPIQPPFCPHLAIRSENLEGLLAELQKKGVPVVKDLQEIPGQVKWFYVSDPDHNVIEYVQWLKK; from the coding sequence ATGAATTTGAAAGCGGATCATTTTGCATTTGAGGTTTCCGATCTGGATGCCTCAATTGACTTTTATTCCCGAATTCTCGGATTAAAGGTATTGTCGAAAATGGTGGATTCAGACCATCACGAGGCCTTTGCGTTCCTGGAATTGGAAGGCGCAAATCTGGAACTCCTGCAGCGTCTGGATGAAAACAATTTGCCGCTGCCTTTTCAAAGGCCACCCATTCAACCCCCGTTTTGTCCGCATCTGGCCATTCGATCAGAGAATCTGGAGGGCCTGCTCGCGGAATTGCAGAAAAAGGGTGTGCCCGTGGTAAAAGATCTTCAGGAAATTCCGGGTCAGGTGAAGTGGTTTTATGTGTCGGATCCGGATCACAATGTAATTGAATATGTTCAGTGGCTGAAGAAATAA